One Fusarium poae strain DAOMC 252244 chromosome 4, whole genome shotgun sequence DNA window includes the following coding sequences:
- a CDS encoding hypothetical protein (TransMembrane:7 (o6-27i80-97o117-135i156-175o195-212i233-256o262-282i)~BUSCO:45756at5125) — MSILTPAQWCQTFFALSTAIVLGIQALPQDVRSALMDYGARRPKDARHGEEQEVNRQKALVPLSSFMKNLTEYGQVPHSWFLHFYIVSVALSGFWAWQYLTKGHVLRNIATWQSRAGGPSMTLEQAFVAWLLMALQGSRRLCESLLMFKPGPSPMWFIHWALGLSYYIAMSLAVWVEGSSAILAAWDSAYQPLRIPRRLPSALALYFVAYFKQNQCHRHLASLKKYTLPSEGWFKYIICPHYTAECLVYLAIAWIAAPHGQMFNRCILSAVMFVAVNLGATAKGTRVWYEQKFGADKVAGRWLMIPPVY; from the exons ATGTCGATTTTGACACCAGCCCAATGGTGCCAGACTTTCTTCGCCCTTTCTACGGCCATCGTCCTTGGTATCCAAGCCCTCCCACAAGATGTTCGCAGCGCTCTCATGGACTACGGCGCTCGAAGACCCAAAGATGCAAGACACGGAGAGGAGCAAGAAGTAAACAGGCAGAAAGCTCTTGTGCCTTTGAGTTCATTTATGAAGAATTTGACAGAGTATGGGCAAGTGCCCCATTCATGGTTCTTGCACTTCTACATTGTTTCGGTGGCCCTGTCGGGTTTCTGGGCGTGGCAGTACCTCACTAAAGGTCATGTACTGAGAAACATTGCGACGTGGCAGAGTCGAGCTGGTGGACCGTCCATGACCCTGGAGCAAGCTTTCGTGGCATGGTTGCTCATGGCGTTACAGGGTTCGAGAAGGCTTTGCGAGAGTTTGCTTATGTTCAAGCCAGGGCCATCACCTATGTGGTTTATTCATTGGGCACTTGGTCTTTCGTATTACATTGCAATGAGCCTTGCGGTCTGGGTCGAGGGTTCCA GCGCCATTTTAGCAGCCTGGGATTCTGCATATCAGCCTCTCCGGATTCCACGACGGCTACCTTCAGCTCTAGCATTGTATTTTGTGGCTTACTTCAAGCAGAACCAATGTCACAGACACTTGGCAAGCCTCAAGAAGTATACTCTCCCAAGTGAGGGATGGTTCAAGTATATAATCTGTCCACACTATACTGCAGAATGCCTTGTGTACCTTGCAATTGCGTGGATTGCTGCACCGCACGGCCAGATGTTCAACAGATGTATATTGAGCGCTGTCATGTTTGTGGCTGTGAATCTGGGCGCCACGGCAAAGGGTACCAGGGTATGGTATGAGCAGAAATTTGGCGCAGACAAGGTCGCTGGGCGGTGGCTCATGATCCCGCCTGTCTACTAG
- a CDS encoding hypothetical protein (SECRETED:SignalP(1-21)): protein MFSLRTVAAGVTLALAGVAQAWHTEYPPCLDPFQPYVAAGCFQDGVQGSNAGALIYRSGQNQYNMTVEKCVAECKGNGFRYAGLKYYGVCYCGSTVGGAQLADDQCTYPCTGDNTETCGSDNALNIWQDPTFKTTNLGGVVTNLPGTVQSIVGYKPNGCYTDNSAKGRALTWPMDVDSSTMTPTTCLTACADQGFPLAGLEYGGECYCGNVLANDTVKADVGDCNVPCNGDKTLLCGGPSRLSVYISNDLLSLQPCGYTPGSSSSSSSSSTQSSTSTTSASTSSSSSTSSSSTSSSSTSSSSTSSSSTSSSSTSSSSSSSTTTLSTVTSTTTNNGPYPPPSSTSKGPGSSSSTTNGPNPPSSTTNGPNPPSSTTNGPNPPSGSTATTTSCTTTTGPAMCTSTVVVPNTCEYKCGNWCAPSVPDFQDQNSCQTAYNNCAKNIASCFQNAGWPGVLNCFDFSKWCDGVQGYCASTCTRGRTCSKAGCFNNNAPSGGNNVKTTTSVYPCAATSTSTTASSASTSCAPQPTNICSQPSSRIWGYGPGNPVGGIELPLVACNDLKNDFSQNPFKLYTDTNSNSCSSYSRNQQSSACADACKTQYNSCVNTYVQSCKKLNTRSEGNNYFDKRSHSHFHKRALEKSGIEPRFFNLFGNVQWQTAQTKCGIQYTDCLLENKNVYYSNRCQTFGTGV, encoded by the coding sequence ATGTTCTCCCTTCGAACTGTCGCCGCCGGTGTGACTCTCGCCCTGGCTGGCGTTGCACAGGCATGGCACACCGAATACCCGCCTTGTCTCGATCCTTTTCAGCCCTACGTCGCTGCAGGATGCTTCCAGGATGGCGTTCAGGGCAGCAACGCTGGTGCGCTCATCTACCGCTCTGGTCAGAACCAGTACAACATGACTGTTGAGAAGTGTGTCGCCGAGTGCAAGGGCAACGGCTTCCGCTATGCTGGCCTAAAGTACTACGGTGTCTGCTACTGCGGCTCAACTGTCGGCGGCGCCCAGCTCGCTGATGATCAGTGCACTTATCCTTGCACTGGTGATAACACTGAGACATGCGGCAGTGACAATGCCCTCAACATCTGGCAGGATCCTACTTTCAAGACTACCAACCTTGGCGGCGTTGTCACCAACCTTCCTGGGACCGTCCAGTCCATCGTCGGTTACAAGCCTAACGGCTGCTACACTGACAACTCCGCCAAGGGTCGTGCTTTAACCTGGCCTATGGATGTCGATAGCTCTACAATGACTCCAACAACCTGCCTGACCGCTTGTGCTGACCAGGGCTTCCCTCTTGCTGGTCTTGAGTACGGTGGCGAGTGCTACTGTGGTAATGTTTTGGCCAACGATACTGTCAAGGCTGATGTTGGTGACTGCAATGTCCCTTGCAATGGTGACAAGACCTTACTCTGTGGTGGACCCAGCCGTCTGAGTGTCTATATCTCCAACGATTTGCTGTCCCTCCAACCTTGTGGTTATACCCCTGGtagctcttcttcttcctcttcttcttccactcaGTCTTCGACCTCGACCACTTCTGCCTCCACATCTAGCTCCAGCTCtaccagctccagctctaccagctccagctctaccagctccagctctaccagctccagctctaccagctccagctctaccagctccagctcctccaGCTCTACCACAACCTTGAGCACTGTTACCAGCACTACCACGAACAACGGGCCTTACCCTCCTCCCTCAAGCACCAGCAAAGGACCTGGCtcttcctcaagcaccaccaATGGTCCCAACCCTCCTTCAAGCACCACCAATGGTCCCAACCCTCCTTCAAGCACCACCAATGGTCCTAACCCTCCTTCTGGAAGTACTGCTACTACTACCTCCTGCACCACCACTACCGGTCCTGCTATGTGTACTTCTACTGTCGTTGTTCCTAACACCTGCGAGTACAAGTGCGGTAACTGGTGTGCCCCCTCTGTTCCCGATTTTCAAGACCAGAACAGCTGCCAGACTGCCTACAACAACTGCGCTAAGAACATTGCCTCATGCTTCCAGAACGCCGGCTGGCCTGGAGTTCTCAACTGTTTCGATTTCTCCAAGTGGTGTGATGGTGTCCAGGGTTACTGCGCTTCTACTTGCACTCGTGGTCGCACCTGCAGCAAAGCTGGCTGCTTCAATAACAACGCTCCCTCTGGTGGCAACAATGTCAAGACCACTACCAGTGTCTACCCTTGTGCTGCCACTAGTACTTCCACCActgcttcttctgcttctacATCTTGCGCTCCCCAGCCCACCAACATTTGCTCGCAGCCCAGCTCTCGCATCTGGGGTTACGGTCCCGGCAACCCTGTCGGCGGTATTGAACTTCCTCTCGTTGCctgcaacgacttgaagaatGACTTTTCCCAGAACCCATTCAAGCTGTACACCGATACAAACTCCAACTCTTGCTCTTCTTACTCCCGCAACCAGCAATCCAGCGCCTGTGCCGATGCCTGCAAGACCCAGTACAACTCTTGTGTCAATACCTATGTTCAGAGCTGCAAGAAGCTCAATACCCGCAGCGAAGGTAACAACTACTTTGACAAGCGCTCGCACTCCCATTTCCACAAGCGTGCCCTTGAGAAGTCCGGCATTGAGCCCCGCTTCTTCAACCTTTTCGGCAATGTTCAGTGGCAGACTGCTCAGACCAAGTGTGGCATCCAGTACACCGACTGCCTTCTTGAGAACAAAAACGTCTACTACAGCAACCGTTGCCAGACCTTTGGCACTGGTGTCTAA
- a CDS encoding hypothetical protein (BUSCO:58146at5125) — MASQTPLPRVSIQFCTQCKWMLRAAYYAQELLSTFSTGLGEVALQPSTGGTFIVSITHQAPGAEAASTKTLWDRREDGGFPETKELKRRVRDVIEPERDLGHVDKDYGKKKDGGKKNDDAVDEKTIQTEDKKCEDCQ; from the exons ATGGCCAGCCAAACGCCTCTTCCCCGCGTCTCTATCCAATTTTGCACGCAATGCAAATGGATGCTAAGAGCAGCCTAT TACGCTCAAGAATTACTGTCCACATTCTCTACAGGCCTCGGCGAAGTCGCTCTCCAGCCCTCCACAGGCGGAACCTTTATCGTTTCCATCACCCATCAGGCTCCGGGGGCAGAAGCCgcctccaccaaaactctcTGGGACCGTCGTGAAGATGGGGGCTTCCCCGAGACAAAGGAGCTCAAGAGAAGGGTAAGAGATGTCATTGAACCGGAAAGGGATCTGGGCCACGTAGACAAAGATTacggaaagaagaaggatggggGTAAGAAGAATGACGATGCAGTGGACGAAAAGACAATCCAGACCGAGGACAAGAAGTGCGAGGACTGCCAATAA
- the TIF32 gene encoding eukaryotic translation initiation factor 3 subunit A (BUSCO:7105at5125) gives MPPPPHQKPENVLKRAHELIGVGQASAALTLLHEHITNKRSRNVPIMSLEPVMLLLVELSVEQKKCKLAKDALYQYKNISQNTNIATIELVLKKFIELAVEKVTAAQQKADEVQESIDATAGTSNIDDLEATETPESILLATVSGEQSRDRTDRAIVTPWLKFLWEAYRTVLDILRNNARLEILYQSTATQAFDFCLKYTRKTEFRRLCELLRNHVQTAAKYSSQMHAINLSDPDTLQRHLETRFQQLNVAVELELWQEAFRSVEDVHTLLNLSKRPPKNVMMANYYEKLTRIFLVGGNHLFHAAAWSKYYTLLRQSSILVASGQGKKSDNPPVSDAELQKAASFVVLSALAIPVISTSRSRGAMVDFDEARKNKNSRLTHLLGMSQAPTRARLFRDALSKSLLQRARPEIRELYEILEVDFHPLSICKKISPILTKIGADSEMEKYILPLQQVILTRLFQQLSQVYETVDLSFVESLAQFPEPYQVTRGTIEKFIMNGNKKGDLSVRMAHATGVLSFDNDVFSSSKASHGGSSAGSAESETGTVQRLQSTPSEIVRSQLTRLAKSLYTTCHYVDPNFNKSRVEAREAALARAKAGAEEEHLAILSRKDLIQKRKEVASEIQAKKEKENARQKRLREQALQEAEDLRLQNEQKEREAKRLKAERDRVRKEELKKQIADLKMGDKAIDIDLEDLDNLDSNRLRAMKLAQLEREKNDVNERLRITGKRLDHLERAFRKEESKKLSEDYAKQVEEDRKIYDQMKAQKLEEAELKHKESVELKHRLSRLVPQYEKFRDSLHERRRDEFEKRRRDAERELEKQITQRKKEVRDRRLREKREREEKERELREAEERAAREKEEQRIRDEARKEELAKLKEQREKERQETLEKAALQQRREDEALARRKAEKAQASAGFSRGPERTESSEAKRPVFGAGKWREREANREGGEAPPVERSDSNDRPSAGGPPRIALAGNKPSWREREAAKQAAGGSGADTGSSTPPPRFAPRGGAPPMDRSGSGRAEDDRKPSPAPAAESQPASRTAGKWVPPHMRGK, from the exons ATG CCTCCTCCGCCACACCAGAAGCCCGAGAATGTTCTCAAGAGGGCCCATGAACTCATCGGTGTCGGTCAGGCTTCCGCTGCCTTGACCCTGCTGCATGAGCACATCACCAACAAGCGGTCCCGAAATGTTCCCATCATGTCGCTGGAGCCCGTGAtgctcctcctcgtcgaGCTCTCCGTCGAACAGAAGAAGTGCAAGCTTGCCAAGGATGCTCTATACCAATACAAGAATATTTCGCAAAACACAAATATTGCTACCATCGAG TTGGTCTTGAAGAAGTTCATCGAGCTCGCCGTTGAGAAGGTCACTGCCGCCCAGCAAAAGGCCGACGAAGTTCAGGAGAGCATTGATGCTACTGCCGGCACCTCCAACATCGACGATCTCGAGGCAACCGAGACCCCAGAGTCTATCCTTCTCGCTACCGTCTCTGGCGAGCAGTCCCGAGACCGCACTGACCGAGCCATCGTCACCCCTTGGCTCAAGTTCCTCTGGGAGGCCTACCGAACTGTCCTCGATATCCTCCGAAACAACGCTCGTCTCGAGATTCTTTACCAGAGCACCGCTACCCAGGCATTCGACTTCTGCCTCAAATATACCCGCAAGACTGAGTTCCGCCGCCTTTGCGAGCTGCTCCGCAATCATGTTCAGACCGCGGCCAAGTACTCTTCTCAGATGCACGCTATTAACCTGAGCGACCCCGATACTCTGCAGCGACATCTCGAGACTCGTTTCCAACAGCTTAACGTCGCTGTTGAACTCGAGCTCTGGCAGGAGGCTTTCCGCAGTGTTGAGGATGTCCACACTCTTCTTAACCTCAGCAAGCGACCTCCTAAGAATGTCATGATGGCAAACTACTACGAGAAATTGACTCGAATTTTCCTTGTGGGAGGCAACCACCTGTTCCACGCCGCTGCTTGGTCCAAGTACTACACTCTCCTCCGCCAGTCCTCTATTCTGGTCGCCAGCGGCCAGGGCAAGAAGTCTGATAACCCACCTGTATCCGACGCCGAGCTCCAGAAGGCTGCCTCTTTTGTCGTGCTTTCCGCTCTGGCCATCCCCGTTATCAGCACCAGCCGATCTCGCGGTGCCATGGTTGATTTCGACGAAGCcagaaagaacaagaactcTCGACTGACTCACCTTCTTGGCATGTCTCAAGCCCCTACTCGTGCCAGACTCTTCCGTGATGCTCTGTCCAAGTCTCTGCTTCAGCGTGCTCGTCCTGAGATTCGTGAGCTCTACGAAATTCTCGAGGTTGACTTCCACCCTCTCTCCATTTGCAAGAAGATCTCCCCCATTCTGACCAAGATTGGCGCCGACTCTGAGATGGAGAAATATATCCTCCCTCTCCAGCAGGTTATCCTTACTCGCCTGTTCCAGCAGCTCTCTCAAGTCTACGAGACTGTTGACCTTTCTTTTGTTGAGAGCCTGGCCCAGTTCCCTGAGCCTTACCAGGTTACCCGTGGCACTATCGAGAAGTTCATCATGAACGGTAACAAGAAGGGTGATCTCTCCGTCCGCATGGCCCACGCCACTGGCGTCTTGAGCTTCGACAACGatgtcttctcttcctccaagGCTAGTCACGGTGGATCTTCTGCTGGCTCTGCTGAGTCCGAGACTGGCACCGTTCAGCGTCTTCAGAGCACCCCCTCTGAGATCGTCCGCTCGCAGCTTACCCGTCTCGCCAAGTCTCTCTACACCACATGCCACTACGTTGATCCCAACTTTAACAAGAGCCGTGTCGAGGCTCGCGAGGCTGCCCTCGCTCGTGCTAAGGCTGGGGCCGAAGAGGAGCATCTTGCCATTCTCTCACGAAAGGACCTCATCCAGAAGCGCAAGGAAGTTGCTTCTGAGATtcaggccaagaaggagaaggagaatgCCCGTCAGAAGAGACTTCGCGAGCAGGCTCTGCAGGAGGCTGAGGATCTGCGACTTCAAAATGAGCAAAAGGAGCGCGAGGCCAAGCGACTCAAGGCCGAGCGTGACCGTGTCCGTAAGGAGGAGCTCAAGAAACAGATCGCTGATCTCAAGATGGGTGATAAGgctatcgatatcgatcTGGAGGACCTTGATAACCTTGACAGCAACCGCTTACGTGCTATGAAGCTTGCTCAGTTGGAGCGTGAGAAGAACGATGTTAACGAGCGTCTCCGCATCACCGGTAAGCGCCTCGATCATCTTGAACGTGCTTTCCGTAAGGAGGAATCCAAGAAGCTGTCCGAGGATTATGCCAAGCAAGTTGAGGAAGACCGCAAGATCTACGATCAAATGAAGGCCCAGAAGCTTGAGGAAGCTGAGCTCAAGCATAAGGAGAGCGTTGAGCTTAAGCACCGACTCAGCCGACTGGTACCTCAGTACGAGAAGTTCCGTGACTCCCTGCATGAGCGCCGCCGTGACGAGTTCGAGAAGCGTCGCCGCGACGCCGAGCGagagcttgagaagcagaTCACTCAACGTAAGAAGGAGGTCCGCGACCGACGTCTCCGTGAGAAGCGTGAGCGTGAGGAGAAAGAGCGTGAGCTTCGGGAGGCTGAAGAGCGCGCTGCCcgtgagaaggaggagcagcGCATCCGTGATGAGGCTCGCAAGGAGGAGCTTGCTAAGCTCAAAGAGCAGCGAGAGAAGGAGCGTCAAGAGACACTGGAGAAGGCCGCCCTTCAGCAACGACGCGAGGACGAAGCACTGGCGCGCCGCAAGGCCGAGAAGGCTCAGGCCTCTGCTGGCTTCTCTCGTGGACCAGAGCGCACAGAGTCCTCCGAAGCCAAGAGACCTGTGTTCGGCGCTGGCAAGTGGAGAGAGCGTGAGGCTAATCGTGAGGGTGGTGAAGCACCTCCTGTCGAAAGGTCCGATTCTAATGACCGACCATCTGCCGGTGGTCCCCCCAGAATCGCCCTTGCTGGCAACAAGCCCAGTTGGCGAGAGCGTGAGGCTGCTAAACAGGCGGCCGGTGGTAGCGGAGCCGATACTGGATCTTCCACTCCTCCACCTCGCTTCGCGCCCAGGGGTGGTGCGCCACCTATGGACCGAAGCGGCTCTGGCCGTGCTGAGGACGATCGAAAGCCGTCTCCAGCTCCTGCGGCGGAATCTCAGCCTGCATCACGAACAGCTGGCAAGTGGGTTCCTCCTCACATGAGGGGCAAATAA
- a CDS encoding hypothetical protein (BUSCO:45736at5125), with protein sequence METSQSASSSGDGSHTLLPESLQDARIASLPQTAYYIPNFISEEEEQMMLDKISSAPKPKWKQLTKRRLQTWPSDLVNNKLLDAPLPVWLQDPVISRLLSLRTKDSEPGHVFSESPHHKPNHVLINEYPPGIGIMPHKLSKHQDGATYWPVVCTVSLGASLCLNLHRSKDDGALDHVPAWRILQEPRSLLITADQLYTDYLHGISDTEEDVDLGANTVANWDLLV encoded by the exons ATGGAGACATCACAGTCTGCCTCGTCTAGTGGTGATGGGAGCCACACCCTGCTTCCTGAGTCGCTACAAGATGCTCGCATCGCCTCTTTACCCCAGACCGCGTATTATATACCCAACTTTATctccgaagaagaagagcaaatGATGCTGGATAAA ATATCCAGCGCTCCTAAGCCGAAATGGAAACAGCTGACAAAGCGACGTCTTCAAACATGGCCTTCAGACCTTGTCAACAACAAATTACTTGATGCGCCTCTTCCCGTATGGCTTCAGGATCCCGTCATATCGCGTCTGTTGTCACTTCGTACCAAAGATTCGGAACCAGGCCATGTCTTTTCTGAGAGCCCACACCACAAACCAAACCACGTTCTAATCAACGAATATCCACCTGGCATTGGTATCATGCCGCATAAGTTGAGTAAACATCAA GATGGTGCCACGTATTGGCCCGTAGTGTGCACAGTGAGCCTTGGTGCCAGCTTGTGTCTGAACCTGCATCGCAGCAAGGACGACGGCGCCCTTGACCATGTGCCTGCTTGGAGAATTCTTCAGGAGCCTCGTAGCTTGCTCATCACTGCTGATCAGCTGTACACCGACTATCTACACGGTATTTCCGATACCGAAGAGGATGTCGACCTTGGTGCGAATACTGTTGCGAACTGGGATCTCCTTG TCTGA
- the GNG1 gene encoding Guanine nucleotide-binding protein subunit gamma (BUSCO:59949at5125), which produces MLPENKQSASEHIPDSPSQRVRAPSRRDSFIKYHYLIHWVPRFKMPQYTSRDVGDPSQIKKNKQSMADLKLRRLTELNNRLREDLERERIPVSTASKSIIAYCNVTRDYMVPSVWGAVPKGEDPYAPQQSGGCCVVM; this is translated from the exons ATGCTTCCTGAGAACAAACAATCAGCGTCCGAGCATATT CCCGACTCTCC TTCTCAACGTGTTCGCGCGCCCAGTCGTCGTGATTCTTTTATCAAATACCATTACTTAATTCACTGGGTACCCCGATTCAAGATGCCTCAGTACACTTCTCGCGATGTCGGCGACCCTTCgcagatcaagaagaacaagcagTCCATGGCTGATCTCAAGCTCCGACGGCTAACAGAGCTCAACAATCGCCTGCGCGAGGATCTTGAGCGAGAACGCATCCCCGTCAGCACAGCGTCAAAGAG CATTATCGCTTACTGCAATGTCACTCGGGATTACATGGTTCCCTCCGTCTGGGGCGCTGTCCCCAAGGGCGAGGATCCCTATGCGCCGCAACAATCTGGTGGCTGCTGTGTGGTCATGTAA
- a CDS encoding hypothetical protein (BUSCO:30192at5125), whose product MADQHEVDLDSIIDRLLEVRGSRPGKQVQLLEAEIRYLCTKAREIFISQPILLELEAPIKICGDIHGQYYDLLRLFEYGGFPPEANYLFLGDYVDRGKQSLETICLLLAYKIKYPENFFILRGNHECASINRIYGFYDECKRRYNIKLWKTFTDCFNCLPIAAIIDEKIFTMHGGLSPDLNSMEQIRRVMRPTDIPDCGLLCDLLWSDPDKDITGWSENDRGVSFTFGPDVVSRFLQKHDMDLICRAHQVVEDGYEFFSKRQLVTLFSAPNYCGEFDNAGAMMSVDESLLCSFQILKPAEKKQKYVQLNGSKNTPINSPSKMKK is encoded by the exons ATGGCAGACCAACACGAGGTCGATCTCGACTCTATAATCGACCGCCTACTCGAAGTGCGAGGCAGCCGGCCTGGCAAGCAAGTCCAGCTCCTTGAAGCTGAGATTCGATACCTTTGCACCAAGGCTCGTGAGATCTTCATTTCTCAGCCTATCCTCCTCGAGCTTGAGGCTCCCATCAAG ATCTGTGGTGATATCCACGGACAGTACTACGATCTTCTCCGACTCTTCGAGTACGGTGGCTTCCCTCCTGAGGCCAACTACCTCTTTCTTGGCGATTACGTCGACCGAGGAAAACAATCTCTTGAGACCATCTGCTTGCTCCTCGCCTACAAGATCAAGTACCCCGAAAACTTTTTCATCCTTCGGGGCAACCACGAGTGCGCCTCTATCAACCGTATCTATGGATTCTACGACGAGTGCAAGCGTCGCTATAACATCAAGCTGTGGAAGACCTTCACCGACTGCTTCAACTGCCTTCCTATCGCTGCTATCATTGACGAGAAGATTTTCACCATGCACGGTGGTCTGAGCCCTGATCTCAACTCAATGGAGCAGATCCGCCGGGTTATGCGCCCTACTGAT ATTCCTGACTGCGGTCTTCTCTGTGATCTTCTGTGGTCTGATCCCGATAAGGACATTACTGGTTGGAGCGAAAACGATCGAGGTGTTTCTTTCACGTTCGGTCCTGATGTTGTCTCGCGTTTCCTCCAGAAACACGATATGGACCTTATTTGCCGAGCTCACCAGGTTGTTGAGGATGGCTACGAATTCTTCTCCAAGCGTCAGCTGGTTACACTATTCAGTGCGCCCAACTACTGCGGTGAATTCGACAATGCTGGTGCTATGATGAGCGTTGACGAGAGTTTGCTGTGTTCTTTCCAG ATCTTGAAACCCGCtgaaaagaagcaaaagtaTGTTCAACTGAATGGCAGCAAAAACACGCCAATCAACTCCCCTTCCAAGATGAAAAAATGA